A section of the Malus sylvestris chromosome 17, drMalSylv7.2, whole genome shotgun sequence genome encodes:
- the LOC126611038 gene encoding oligouridylate-binding protein 1B-like produces MQHQRLKQQQQQQQALMQQALLQQHSLYHPGLLAPPQIEPIPSGNLPPGFDPSTCRSVYVGNIHTQVTEPLLQEVFASTGAVESCKLIRKEKSSYGFIHYFDRRSAALAIVSLNGRHLFGQPIKVNWAYASGQREDTSGHFNIFVGDLSPEVTDATLFACFSVYNSCSDARVMWDQKTGRSRGFGFVSFRNQQDAQNAINDLTGKWLGSRQIRCNWATKGAGANEDKQSSDAKSVVELTNGSSEDGKDTTNSEAPENNPQYTTVYVGNLAPEVSQLDLHRHFHALGVGVIEEVRLQRDKGFGFVRFNTHAEATLAIQMGNTQSILCGRQLKCSWGSKPTPPGTVSNPLPPPVAAPPLQGLSATDILAYERQLAMSKMAGVHALMHPQGQHPLKQAAMGMGTAGASQAIYDGGFQSVAAAQQLMYYQ; encoded by the exons ATGCAGCACCAGAGGCTGAagcagcaacagcagcagcagcaagctCTGATGCAGCAGGCTCTTCTACAGCAGCATTCTCTCTACCATCCTGGCCTCTTAGCTCCCCCTCAG ATAGAGCCAATCCCAAGTGGAAATCTGCCTCCTGGTTTTGATCCAAGTACTTGCCGCAGTGT GTATGTTGGGAACATCCATACCCAGGTGACAGAACCACTTCTTCAAGAGGTTTTTGCAAGTACTGGTGCTGTTGAAAGTTGCAAACTTATAAGAAAGGAAAAG TCATCCTACGGGTTCATTCACTATTTTGATCGTAGATCAGCTGCTCTTGCAATAGTGTCTCTAAATGGCAGGCATCT GTTTGGGCAGCCTATCAAAGTAAATTGGGCTTATGCTAGTGGTCAGAGGGAGGATACATCag GTCATTTCAACATTTTTGTTGGTGATCTGAGCCCTGAGGTTACTGATGCTACATTATTTGCATGCTTCTCAGTTTATAACAGTTGTTC AGATGCAAGGGTTATGTGGGATCAAAAGACGGGGCGTTCAAGAGGCTTTGGGTTCGTCTCATTCCGAAACCAACAG GATGCTCAAAATGCTATCAATGACTTAACTG GTAAGTGGCTTGGCAGCAGACAGATACGTTGCAACTGGGCAACGAAAGGTGCTGGTGCCAATGAAGACAAGCAGAGTTCAGATGCTAAAAGTGTGGTGGAACTAACAAATGGCTCATCAG AAGATGGAAAGGACACAACAAACAGTGAGGCTCCGGAGAACAACCCTCAGTATACTACTGTTTATGTGGGCAATCTTGCTCCAGAG GTCAGTCAGCTCGATCTGCATCGGCATTTTCATGCTCTTGGTGTTGGAGTGATTGAGGAAGTTCGGCTGCAGCGTGACAAGGGCTTTGGTTTTGTGAGATTCAATACACATGCCGAGGCAACTCTGGCTATTCAAATGGGAAATACTCAGTCCATCTTGTGTGGTAGACAACTAAAG TGCTCATGGGGTAGCAAGCCTACTCCACCTGGAACAGTTTCAAACCCACTCCCACCGCCAGTAGCGGCACCACCTTTGCAGGGCCTCTCTGCAACCGACATTTTGGCCTATGAACGGCAACTGGCAATGAGCAAGATGGCTGGTGTCCATGCCCTCATGCACCCTCAGGGACAGCATCCCCTTAAGCAGGCAGCAATGGGAATGGGCACTGCTGGAGCAAGCCAAGCTATATACGACGGTGGATTCCAGAGTGTTGCTGCTGCCCAGCAGCTCATGTACTACCAGTAA
- the LOC126611039 gene encoding protein FLUORESCENT IN BLUE LIGHT, chloroplastic-like isoform X1, which translates to MAVVARFSCCFFTHPKNSGRSPPSDQISLNSNLSEPGKLASLPFKVEKLVSSFGNKFDGVCEIHHMLPNSKCQGDIKLRFPTMGLLLGNALMLTKPLNALAETCEADNSGFSMPVLLFVALVGATVGGLVARQRKGELQRVNEQLRQINQSLRRQAKIESYAPSLSYSPIGAKVLQESEVIVDPRKHDLISRLKSGKNFLRNQETEKALDEFKTALELAQSVKDPIEEKKAARGLGASLQRLGKYRDAIKYHSMVLDISKREGEDSGNTEAYGAIADCYTELGDLERAGKFYDNYIARLESD; encoded by the exons ATGGCAGTGGTAGCCCGTTTCTCCTGCTGCTTCTTCACCCACCCCAAGAACTCCGGCCGATCTCCGCCGTCCGATCAAATCTCCCTCAACTCCAATCTTTCCG AACCCGGAAAGTTAGCTTCGCTTCCGTTTAAAGTCGAAAAGCTTGTTTCATCGTTTGGAAATAAATTTGATGGAGTGTGTGAGATCCACCATATGTTGCCAAACTCAAAATGTCAG GGAGACATAAAGTTGAGATTCCCAACAATGGGACTTCTTCTCGGCAATGCCTTAATGTTGACAAAGCCATTGAATGCTTTGGCAGAAACATGTGAGGCTGACAACTCTGGTTTCAGCATGCCTGTACTGCTCTTTGTTGCCCTTGTTGGGGCTACTGTTGGTG GCTTGGTTGCTCGGCAAAGGAAAGGAGAATTACAGCGAGTGAATGAACAGTTGCGTCAAATCAATCAATCTCTAAGAAGGCAAGCTAAGATTGAGTCATATGCTCCGAGTTTGAGTTATTCGCCAATTGGTGCAAAAGTACTACAAGAGAGTGAGGTGATAGTTGATCCGAGGAAGCACGATTTGATTTCTCGACTGAAATCTGGGAAGAATTTTTTGAGAAACCAAGAAACGGAGAAAGCACTCGATGAGTTTAAGACTGCGCTTGAGCTTGCCCAAAGTGTGAAGGACCCAATTGAGGAAAAGAAGGCTGCAAGAGGTTTAG GAGCCTCACTGCAAAGATTGGGCAAGTACCGAGACGCCATTAAATACCACTCTATGGTTCTGGACATCTCCAAGCGAGAAGGAGAAGACTCGGGAAACACAGAAGCTTACGGTGCAATTGCTGATTGTTATACTGAGCTTGGTGATCTTGAGCGTGCAGGGAAGTTCTACGACAATTATATTGCGAGGTTGGAGTCAGACTGA
- the LOC126611039 gene encoding protein FLUORESCENT IN BLUE LIGHT, chloroplastic-like isoform X2, translating to MSGMMGDIKLRFPTMGLLLGNALMLTKPLNALAETCEADNSGFSMPVLLFVALVGATVGGLVARQRKGELQRVNEQLRQINQSLRRQAKIESYAPSLSYSPIGAKVLQESEVIVDPRKHDLISRLKSGKNFLRNQETEKALDEFKTALELAQSVKDPIEEKKAARGLGASLQRLGKYRDAIKYHSMVLDISKREGEDSGNTEAYGAIADCYTELGDLERAGKFYDNYIARLESD from the exons ATGTCAGGTATGATG GGAGACATAAAGTTGAGATTCCCAACAATGGGACTTCTTCTCGGCAATGCCTTAATGTTGACAAAGCCATTGAATGCTTTGGCAGAAACATGTGAGGCTGACAACTCTGGTTTCAGCATGCCTGTACTGCTCTTTGTTGCCCTTGTTGGGGCTACTGTTGGTG GCTTGGTTGCTCGGCAAAGGAAAGGAGAATTACAGCGAGTGAATGAACAGTTGCGTCAAATCAATCAATCTCTAAGAAGGCAAGCTAAGATTGAGTCATATGCTCCGAGTTTGAGTTATTCGCCAATTGGTGCAAAAGTACTACAAGAGAGTGAGGTGATAGTTGATCCGAGGAAGCACGATTTGATTTCTCGACTGAAATCTGGGAAGAATTTTTTGAGAAACCAAGAAACGGAGAAAGCACTCGATGAGTTTAAGACTGCGCTTGAGCTTGCCCAAAGTGTGAAGGACCCAATTGAGGAAAAGAAGGCTGCAAGAGGTTTAG GAGCCTCACTGCAAAGATTGGGCAAGTACCGAGACGCCATTAAATACCACTCTATGGTTCTGGACATCTCCAAGCGAGAAGGAGAAGACTCGGGAAACACAGAAGCTTACGGTGCAATTGCTGATTGTTATACTGAGCTTGGTGATCTTGAGCGTGCAGGGAAGTTCTACGACAATTATATTGCGAGGTTGGAGTCAGACTGA